In a genomic window of Chloroflexota bacterium:
- a CDS encoding type II toxin-antitoxin system HicA family toxin encodes MARLRVLSGREVCRILANHGFAEVRRKGSHIIMRKVESDDTASIPVPDYRELRLGTLRAIIRQSGLPRELFE; translated from the coding sequence TTGGCTAGGCTTCGAGTGCTATCGGGGCGAGAAGTATGCCGAATACTTGCAAATCATGGTTTTGCTGAGGTTCGTCGCAAGGGCAGCCACATCATAATGCGGAAAGTGGAGAGCGATGACACCGCAAGCATTCCAGTTCCCGATTACAGAGAACTGCGACTTGGAACACTTCGAGCAATCATCAGGCAATCGGGATTGCCCAGAGAACTGTTTGAGTGA
- a CDS encoding type II toxin-antitoxin system HicB family antitoxin has translation MNIQLTAIIEREGDGYVSLCPELDIASQGDSVPEARDNLREALELFFEVASDTEIERRLRGEVYITQVQIAVG, from the coding sequence ATGAACATACAATTGACGGCGATCATCGAGCGTGAAGGGGATGGTTATGTTTCGCTTTGCCCTGAATTGGACATAGCCAGCCAAGGGGATAGTGTGCCTGAGGCTCGGGATAACTTGAGAGAAGCATTGGAGTTGTTCTTTGAGGTGGCGTCGGATACCGAGATTGAGCGCCGCTTGCGTGGGGAAGTGTACATAACACAGGTACAGATTGCAGTTGGCTAG